One window of the Parasphingopyxis algicola genome contains the following:
- a CDS encoding prephenate dehydrogenase — protein MSGIDFQKFGLVGAGLVGGSIAARLARALPDTVLLVHDASPGNAAYVAERHPRSERVGTIAPLAGCDAIFVATPVATIAEQVVTLLQLPNSDALIIDTGSAKQAIVAAVATSGADAGRFVPGHPLAGGISAGPGRASGDIVTARPFVLTPTESTGAEALAHAKILLERLGAEVVEMTPDAHDRLLALGSHLPHLIAYALAGLGTDEPGDLLPASYRGIAAFAGSDAQMWSDIFRANSAELKAAMEEFKKRLDLIAAMADEPVPGVLLETLTDAKARIDALENEE, from the coding sequence ATGAGCGGTATCGATTTCCAGAAGTTTGGCCTGGTCGGCGCGGGCCTGGTCGGCGGTTCCATCGCCGCGCGGCTGGCGCGGGCGCTGCCTGACACGGTGCTGCTCGTTCATGATGCGAGCCCCGGCAACGCCGCCTATGTCGCAGAGCGGCATCCCAGGAGCGAACGGGTGGGGACGATAGCGCCGCTCGCCGGCTGCGACGCGATTTTCGTCGCGACGCCGGTCGCCACCATTGCCGAACAGGTCGTCACGCTGTTGCAGCTGCCGAATAGCGACGCGCTGATCATCGATACCGGATCGGCCAAACAGGCGATCGTCGCGGCGGTCGCGACGTCCGGCGCCGATGCCGGGCGTTTCGTTCCCGGCCATCCGCTGGCCGGCGGGATCTCGGCCGGTCCCGGGCGGGCCAGCGGCGATATCGTCACGGCACGGCCCTTTGTCCTGACGCCGACCGAGAGCACCGGCGCGGAAGCGCTGGCACATGCGAAAATCCTGCTCGAACGGCTCGGCGCCGAGGTCGTCGAGATGACGCCGGACGCGCATGACCGGCTGCTCGCGCTCGGATCGCATCTGCCGCACCTGATCGCCTACGCGCTCGCCGGGCTCGGGACCGACGAACCCGGCGACCTGCTTCCGGCCTCCTATCGCGGCATCGCTGCCTTTGCCGGATCGGACGCGCAAATGTGGTCGGACATCTTTCGCGCCAACAGCGCCGAGCTCAAGGCCGCGATGGAGGAATTCAAAAAACGGCTTGATCTGATCGCCGCCATGGCCGACGAGCCTGTGCCCGGAGTTTTGCTGGAGACGCTGACCGACGCAAAGGCCCGGATCGACGCGCTGGAGAATGAGGAATGA
- a CDS encoding prephenate dehydratase: protein MTAETIAYLGSPGTYSYQAAIGMFPEAEHIGLRTFGEIMETVESGEHKTAVIPIENSTSGRIPDVHRLMLSTEMAIVQEHMQRIEHCLIQAHSGPQPVSEPGSITRILSHRQGFLQSSGFIEAHCRDAEQVETVDTASAVKQVAELGDPHVAAIGSSVAAQVFGGVVIERDIADQKNNYTRFLALEKPALGPDYAGANITTLIFQIDHQPGALIEALAVFRDAGINITTLETYTISEETALPTFYIDIGGGLEEDAVQSALHALEEKARYVKLLGSYVASDVRNANSGFLPVKSVNP from the coding sequence ATGACCGCAGAGACAATCGCTTATCTGGGTTCGCCCGGCACCTATAGCTACCAGGCGGCAATCGGCATGTTTCCGGAAGCCGAGCATATAGGCCTGCGCACCTTCGGCGAGATCATGGAAACGGTGGAATCCGGCGAGCACAAGACGGCCGTCATCCCGATCGAAAACTCGACCAGCGGGCGTATCCCCGATGTCCACCGCCTGATGCTCTCGACCGAGATGGCGATCGTGCAGGAACATATGCAGCGGATCGAGCATTGCCTGATCCAAGCGCATTCCGGGCCGCAGCCCGTTTCCGAACCCGGCAGCATCACGCGTATCCTCAGCCATCGCCAGGGTTTCCTGCAAAGCTCGGGCTTCATCGAAGCGCATTGCCGCGATGCCGAACAGGTCGAGACCGTCGATACCGCAAGCGCGGTCAAGCAGGTGGCCGAGCTCGGCGATCCCCATGTCGCAGCGATCGGCTCTTCGGTCGCGGCGCAGGTGTTCGGCGGGGTCGTGATCGAACGCGACATCGCCGACCAGAAGAACAACTACACCCGCTTCCTGGCGCTCGAAAAACCGGCGCTCGGTCCCGATTATGCGGGCGCCAACATCACGACCTTGATCTTCCAGATTGATCACCAGCCCGGCGCGCTGATCGAGGCGCTGGCGGTGTTCCGCGATGCGGGCATCAATATCACGACCCTGGAAACCTATACGATCTCCGAAGAGACCGCGCTGCCGACCTTCTATATCGATATCGGCGGCGGGCTCGAGGAAGACGCCGTCCAGTCGGCACTGCACGCGCTCGAGGAGAAGGCGCGCTACGTGAAGCTGCTCGGCAGCTACGTCGCCAGCGATGTCCGCAACGCAAATTCGGGCTTCCTGCCCGTCAAATCGGTCAATCCGTAA
- a CDS encoding aromatic amino acid transaminase — translation MFDNAVARPIDQIIAVSRAYQADPRDDKVDFGIGVYKDESGLTPVMGAVKAAEQRLIDTQTTKTYVGVGGDQKFVELFAREVLPDHQYGADMIGIQSIGGSGAVRVLAELAQSLNPDARFWLPDPTWPNHQAIFGAVGVEMATYPYPKFNAEPDIDAILAAFDAASPGDVVVIHGGCHNPTGIDPTPDDLARLAEGVVARGLIPFVDSAYLGFGKDWEEDAARVAIIAERAPEMLLALSCSKNFGIYRERTGAALLVGKDHPDLGAANSALLSLARANYSMPPDHGASIVRTIFEDPKLKADWLAELAEIRERINENRTALALALARAKQDRDWTYIDKGYGMFSLINVTPEAAVTLREEQGVYIIPDGRMNVAGIDIAKIDEIAGKLVTAL, via the coding sequence ATGTTCGACAACGCCGTCGCCCGCCCAATCGACCAGATCATCGCCGTCAGCCGCGCCTACCAGGCCGATCCGCGCGACGACAAGGTCGATTTCGGTATCGGCGTCTACAAGGACGAGAGCGGCCTGACGCCGGTCATGGGCGCGGTGAAGGCGGCAGAGCAGAGGCTGATCGATACGCAGACGACGAAGACCTATGTCGGCGTCGGCGGCGACCAGAAGTTCGTCGAACTGTTCGCCAGGGAGGTGCTGCCCGACCATCAATATGGCGCCGACATGATCGGCATCCAGTCGATCGGCGGGTCGGGCGCGGTGCGGGTGCTCGCGGAACTCGCGCAAAGCCTCAACCCGGACGCCCGCTTCTGGCTCCCGGACCCGACATGGCCGAACCATCAGGCGATCTTCGGCGCGGTCGGCGTCGAGATGGCGACCTATCCTTATCCGAAGTTCAATGCGGAGCCCGATATCGACGCGATCCTCGCGGCGTTCGACGCGGCATCGCCCGGCGATGTCGTCGTCATCCATGGCGGCTGCCACAACCCGACCGGCATCGATCCCACGCCCGACGACCTCGCCCGGCTTGCCGAAGGCGTGGTCGCGCGCGGGCTGATCCCGTTCGTCGATTCCGCCTATCTCGGCTTCGGCAAGGATTGGGAAGAAGATGCGGCGCGAGTGGCGATCATCGCCGAGCGCGCGCCGGAGATGCTGCTCGCGCTCAGCTGTTCCAAGAATTTCGGCATCTATCGCGAACGCACCGGAGCCGCGCTGCTCGTCGGCAAGGACCATCCCGATCTCGGCGCCGCCAATTCGGCGCTGCTGTCGCTCGCCCGCGCCAATTATTCGATGCCGCCCGACCATGGCGCGAGCATCGTCCGTACGATCTTCGAAGACCCGAAACTCAAGGCGGATTGGCTGGCAGAGCTCGCCGAGATCCGCGAGCGGATCAACGAGAACCGCACCGCTCTCGCTCTCGCGCTCGCCCGCGCTAAGCAGGATCGCGACTGGACCTATATCGACAAGGGGTACGGGATGTTCTCGCTGATCAACGTGACGCCCGAAGCGGCGGTCACGCTGCGCGAGGAACAGGGCGTGTATATCATTCCCGACGGACGGATGAACGTCGCCGGCATCGACATTGCCAAGATCGACGAGATCGCGGGCAAACTCGTAACGGCCTTATAG
- the pabB gene encoding aminodeoxychorismate synthase component I → MIETISSETPFVLLDDARADGADARLFADPVATIEARAHDRLDDALDRLEAARVDGLHAAGFLSYEAGHGLEDRLAPLRRQPEDGAPLLLWFGLFERMERIAADRIPALLPDPSGGWAGEPEPRIAQSGYEKAFERAQRFIAAGDIYQTNLTFGCDVKLAGHPLAIYARLRSGSLAGYGGVVWTGSHWLLSLSPELFFSLADGQITARPMKGTAVRHDDPGTDAAARDTLQSDPKQRAENLMIVDLLRNDLSRVAAPGSVSVPSLFHVESYPTVHQMTSTVTADIAAGRSALGLIRAIYPCGSITGAPKIRAMEIIDELEAAPRGPYTGSIGWIDPKGDAAFNVAIRTLVLEEGATSAMLGLGSGIVADSRAGDEWRECLAKGAFVTEGQPRFDLIETMRFDPVEGIEWLEKHLARMKASARALGFAFDRHAARNELQTATFRVNAPSKVRLLLSRHGRVAIEIRPAPEEPEAPVPVAIAPRGADAQDFRLNHKTTARSLYDAAFVGGVAFETLLEDGEGFLTEGCFTNLFVERDGTLLTPPLSRGLLPGILRATLIEDDRAVEGDLTRADLAEGFLIGNAVRGLMKARLA, encoded by the coding sequence GTGATCGAAACGATTTCCTCCGAAACGCCCTTCGTGCTGCTCGACGATGCCCGGGCCGATGGCGCGGACGCGCGGCTGTTTGCCGATCCGGTTGCGACAATCGAGGCCCGGGCTCACGATAGACTGGATGACGCGCTCGATCGGCTGGAGGCGGCCCGTGTCGACGGGCTGCATGCGGCCGGGTTCCTGAGCTATGAGGCGGGTCATGGGCTGGAAGACCGGTTGGCGCCGCTTCGCCGCCAACCGGAGGATGGCGCGCCGCTGCTGCTCTGGTTCGGCTTGTTCGAACGGATGGAGCGCATTGCCGCCGATCGGATCCCGGCGCTGCTGCCAGATCCCTCCGGCGGCTGGGCGGGCGAGCCGGAACCGCGGATCGCGCAAAGCGGTTACGAGAAGGCCTTCGAACGGGCGCAACGGTTCATCGCGGCAGGCGATATCTACCAGACCAACCTGACCTTCGGCTGCGATGTGAAGCTGGCCGGCCATCCGCTTGCCATCTACGCGCGGCTGCGTTCCGGATCGCTGGCCGGTTATGGGGGGGTCGTCTGGACGGGGTCGCACTGGCTGCTGTCGCTTTCGCCCGAACTCTTCTTCTCGCTGGCCGATGGCCAGATCACGGCGCGGCCGATGAAGGGCACGGCGGTCCGGCATGACGATCCCGGAACCGATGCCGCGGCGCGCGATACGTTGCAGTCCGATCCCAAGCAGCGTGCCGAAAATCTGATGATCGTCGATTTGCTGCGCAACGATTTGAGCCGGGTGGCGGCGCCGGGCAGCGTTTCGGTCCCCTCGCTCTTCCATGTCGAATCTTATCCGACCGTCCACCAGATGACCTCGACCGTAACGGCGGATATCGCCGCGGGGCGCTCGGCGCTCGGTCTGATCCGCGCCATCTATCCGTGCGGATCGATTACCGGCGCCCCGAAAATCCGGGCGATGGAGATTATCGATGAACTCGAAGCGGCGCCGCGCGGACCCTATACAGGTTCGATCGGCTGGATCGATCCAAAAGGCGATGCCGCGTTCAACGTTGCCATTCGGACCCTGGTACTCGAAGAGGGTGCGACCAGTGCGATGCTCGGCCTCGGCTCGGGTATCGTTGCGGACAGCCGAGCGGGGGACGAATGGCGCGAATGCCTGGCCAAGGGGGCCTTTGTGACTGAGGGGCAGCCGCGTTTCGACTTGATCGAGACGATGCGCTTCGATCCTGTCGAGGGGATCGAGTGGCTCGAAAAGCATCTCGCGCGGATGAAGGCGAGTGCGCGGGCGCTGGGTTTCGCATTCGACAGACACGCCGCGCGCAACGAGCTGCAGACTGCGACGTTTCGGGTTAACGCGCCATCCAAGGTCCGGCTGCTGCTGTCCCGGCACGGGCGAGTCGCGATCGAGATACGACCGGCACCGGAGGAGCCCGAAGCTCCGGTTCCTGTCGCGATCGCGCCGCGCGGCGCCGATGCGCAGGACTTTCGGCTCAACCACAAGACGACGGCGCGATCGCTCTATGACGCGGCCTTTGTCGGCGGTGTTGCGTTCGAGACCCTTCTCGAAGATGGAGAGGGCTTTCTCACGGAAGGCTGTTTCACGAACCTGTTCGTCGAGCGCGATGGGACGCTGCTGACCCCGCCGCTGTCCCGCGGTCTCCTGCCCGGAATCTTGCGCGCAACGCTGATCGAAGACGACCGCGCGGTTGAGGGTGATCTGACCCGCGCCGATCTGGCCGAAGGGTTCCTGATCGGCAATGCCGTGCGGGGCCTGATGAAGGCGCGGCTCGCTTAA
- a CDS encoding MBL fold metallo-hydrolase → MTDTAPLKAAIIPVTPLQQNSTLIWCTKTMRGAFTDPGGDLDKLKAAAKQMGVTIEKLLVTHGHLDHCGQTKILADELGVPIEGPHEADRFWISRLEDDGRKWGMAGKTFEPDRWLDNGDQVTVGELTLDVYHCPGHTPGHIVFHHPESKFAIVGDVLFQGSIGRTDFPMSNHQDLIDAITQKLWPLGDDTAFVPGHGPMSTFGRERQTNGFVADRILASV, encoded by the coding sequence ATGACCGACACCGCTCCCCTCAAGGCGGCGATCATTCCGGTGACGCCGCTTCAACAGAATAGCACCCTGATCTGGTGCACCAAGACGATGCGCGGCGCCTTTACCGATCCCGGCGGCGATCTCGACAAGCTCAAGGCCGCCGCGAAGCAGATGGGGGTGACGATCGAGAAACTGTTGGTCACCCATGGGCATCTCGACCATTGCGGCCAGACCAAGATCCTCGCCGACGAGCTCGGTGTACCGATCGAGGGGCCACACGAGGCGGACCGGTTCTGGATCTCGCGGCTCGAGGATGACGGCCGCAAATGGGGCATGGCCGGCAAGACGTTCGAACCCGATCGATGGCTCGACAATGGCGACCAGGTGACGGTCGGCGAACTGACGCTCGACGTCTATCACTGCCCCGGCCATACGCCCGGCCATATCGTCTTTCATCATCCCGAATCGAAATTCGCGATCGTCGGCGATGTGCTGTTCCAGGGCTCGATCGGCCGGACCGACTTCCCGATGAGCAACCATCAGGACCTCATCGACGCGATCACGCAGAAACTCTGGCCATTGGGCGACGATACGGCGTTCGTTCCGGGCCATGGCCCGATGTCGACCTTCGGCCGGGAACGCCAGACCAACGGGTTCGTCGCCGACCGAATCCTGGCGTCCGTGTAG
- a CDS encoding MAPEG family protein, with protein MKLEITLIIAAAAALLNIWLAVRVGRVRTSEKVSVGDGGNELLTRRMRAHANFAEYTPFFLILLALVELAWGASLWLWGAAILFILGRIAHGFGMDGNDKLRAFGTFSTLLVLLGLAIYALVIAYSGASFIGFETTTSVNA; from the coding sequence ATGAAACTGGAAATCACACTGATAATCGCCGCAGCCGCGGCGCTGCTTAATATCTGGCTGGCGGTGCGCGTCGGCCGCGTGCGGACGTCGGAAAAGGTCTCGGTCGGCGACGGCGGTAACGAGTTGTTGACCCGCCGGATGCGCGCGCATGCCAATTTCGCCGAATATACGCCCTTCTTCCTGATCCTGCTCGCATTGGTCGAGCTGGCCTGGGGTGCCAGCCTCTGGCTCTGGGGCGCCGCGATTCTCTTCATTCTCGGCCGGATCGCCCATGGTTTCGGGATGGATGGCAACGACAAGCTGCGCGCGTTCGGTACCTTCTCGACGCTGCTCGTGCTGCTGGGGCTCGCCATTTACGCGCTGGTGATCGCCTATTCGGGCGCCAGTTTCATCGGTTTCGAAACGACGACCTCGGTCAACGCCTGA
- the rpmF gene encoding 50S ribosomal protein L32, whose product MAVPKRKVSPSRRGNRRAHDALKAEAFGECPNCGELKRPHHMCNACGFYNGREILDEEHLSKGRR is encoded by the coding sequence ATGGCCGTTCCGAAGAGAAAAGTATCGCCCTCCCGCCGTGGCAATCGCCGCGCGCATGATGCGTTGAAGGCCGAAGCCTTTGGCGAATGCCCCAATTGCGGGGAACTGAAACGCCCGCATCACATGTGCAACGCATGTGGCTTTTACAACGGTCGCGAGATTCTCGACGAAGAGCATCTGAGCAAAGGCCGGAGATAA
- the plsX gene encoding phosphate acyltransferase PlsX, whose product MSRAPRIAIDAMGGDVGAEVMVAGAAASRSDFPDLCFLFFGDETAIRAEIAKHKSLSDNVEVIHTDGVIAGEDKPSQALRRSKDSSMGLAIAAVKDGNAEAALSAGNTGALMAIAKVALRTMEGIERPAISALLPTLGETDVVMLDLGANAECDAENLVQFAVMGAAYARTVLDIERPRTALLNIGTEELKGTGMLQDAAARLRAADALPLEFTGYIEGDRLSRGHVDVIVTDGFSGNIALKTIEGTARFVADLIRRAFTSSLRSKFGFLLSRPAANLLRRTLDPNNHNGGVFLGLNGLVVKSHGGADDNGVRNAISVAAKMAMADITRKIARDLENFPKDAIEDAAE is encoded by the coding sequence ATGAGCCGCGCGCCGCGGATCGCCATCGATGCGATGGGCGGCGATGTGGGTGCGGAAGTAATGGTCGCGGGGGCGGCCGCCTCGCGCTCGGATTTCCCCGATCTCTGCTTCCTGTTTTTCGGCGATGAGACCGCGATTCGCGCGGAAATCGCGAAACACAAGTCGCTTTCCGACAATGTCGAGGTGATCCATACCGACGGCGTGATCGCCGGCGAGGACAAGCCGAGCCAGGCGCTCCGGCGTTCCAAGGATTCCTCGATGGGCCTCGCCATCGCGGCGGTGAAGGACGGCAACGCCGAAGCGGCGCTTTCGGCCGGCAATACCGGCGCGCTGATGGCGATCGCCAAGGTCGCGTTGCGGACGATGGAAGGCATCGAACGCCCGGCTATCTCCGCGCTGCTGCCGACGCTCGGCGAAACCGACGTCGTCATGCTCGATCTCGGCGCCAACGCCGAATGCGACGCGGAAAACCTGGTCCAGTTCGCCGTCATGGGCGCTGCCTATGCACGCACCGTCCTCGATATCGAACGCCCGCGCACGGCGCTGCTCAATATCGGCACCGAAGAACTGAAGGGCACGGGCATGTTGCAGGACGCCGCCGCCCGTCTGCGCGCGGCCGATGCATTGCCGCTCGAATTCACCGGCTATATCGAGGGCGACCGGCTGTCGCGCGGCCATGTCGACGTAATCGTGACGGACGGCTTTTCCGGCAATATCGCGCTCAAGACGATCGAAGGAACGGCGCGCTTCGTCGCCGACCTGATCCGCCGGGCCTTTACCAGCTCGCTGCGCTCGAAATTCGGCTTCCTTCTCTCCCGCCCCGCCGCCAACCTGCTGCGTCGCACGCTCGATCCGAACAACCATAATGGCGGCGTCTTTCTCGGCCTCAACGGCCTCGTCGTCAAAAGCCATGGCGGCGCGGACGACAACGGCGTACGCAACGCGATCAGCGTCGCGGCGAAGATGGCGATGGCCGACATCACCCGAAAAATTGCGCGGGACCTGGAAAATTTCCCCAAAGACGCGATCGAGGACGCTGCCGAATGA
- a CDS encoding beta-ketoacyl-ACP synthase III yields the protein MTTRSAILGTGSALPARRVSNDELAETVDTSDEWIIERTGIRFRHIAGEDETTASLGTAAARRALDAAGLDADEIDLIILATSTPNQTFPASATIIQTDLGIEDCVAFDVQAVCSGFLYAMTVADNMIRGGSAHKAIVIGSETFSRILDWEDRGTCVLFGDGAGAVVLGAEDGERGILASKLHADGRHNQLLYVDGGPSTTGTVGKLRMKGREVFRHAVVNLANVLHETLDAAELTAADVDWIVPHQANRRILDATAKKLDLPPEKVVITVDRHANTSAASVPLALDTAIRDGRIKRGDVLALEAMGGGFTWGASIIRY from the coding sequence ATGACGACAAGATCGGCGATTTTGGGAACGGGATCGGCTCTTCCCGCCCGACGGGTCAGCAACGATGAACTGGCAGAGACCGTCGATACGTCCGACGAGTGGATCATCGAACGCACCGGCATCCGCTTCCGGCATATTGCCGGCGAGGATGAAACGACCGCGAGCCTCGGAACCGCCGCAGCCCGGAGGGCGCTCGACGCTGCCGGTCTGGACGCCGATGAGATCGACCTGATCATCCTCGCTACATCGACGCCCAATCAAACCTTTCCGGCTTCGGCGACGATCATCCAGACCGATCTGGGGATCGAAGACTGTGTCGCCTTCGACGTACAGGCGGTGTGCTCGGGCTTTCTCTACGCCATGACCGTGGCCGACAACATGATTCGCGGCGGCAGCGCGCACAAGGCGATCGTCATCGGGTCGGAGACATTCAGCCGCATTCTCGACTGGGAGGATCGCGGCACCTGCGTCCTGTTCGGCGATGGCGCCGGCGCCGTCGTGCTCGGCGCGGAAGACGGCGAGCGCGGCATCCTCGCCTCCAAGCTGCACGCCGATGGCCGCCACAACCAGCTCCTTTATGTCGACGGCGGGCCGTCGACCACGGGAACGGTCGGCAAGCTCCGCATGAAGGGCCGGGAAGTGTTCCGCCATGCGGTGGTCAACCTGGCCAACGTCCTCCACGAAACGCTGGACGCGGCGGAACTGACGGCGGCGGATGTCGACTGGATCGTACCGCACCAGGCCAACCGCCGGATACTCGACGCGACCGCGAAGAAGCTTGACCTGCCACCGGAAAAGGTCGTGATCACCGTCGATCGGCATGCCAACACCTCGGCGGCGTCGGTGCCACTGGCGCTCGACACCGCGATCCGCGACGGGCGCATCAAACGCGGGGACGTGCTCGCGCTCGAGGCGATGGGCGGCGGTTTCACTTGGGGAGCGTCGATCATTCGTTATTGA
- a CDS encoding integration host factor subunit alpha has protein sequence MSDAGTLTRADLADSVHETLGLSRADSAQLVESVLAHMCDALSDGENVKISGFGSFVLRDKGERIGRNPKTGVEVPIAPRRVLTFRASQSMRETIVEGA, from the coding sequence ATGAGCGACGCAGGAACATTGACCCGGGCCGATCTGGCCGACTCCGTCCACGAAACGCTGGGCCTTTCGCGCGCAGATTCGGCGCAGCTCGTCGAATCGGTGCTTGCGCATATGTGCGATGCGCTGTCGGATGGCGAGAATGTGAAAATCTCCGGTTTCGGCAGTTTCGTTCTGCGCGACAAGGGAGAACGTATCGGCCGGAATCCGAAAACGGGCGTCGAAGTGCCGATCGCGCCGCGCCGCGTGCTGACCTTCCGCGCCAGCCAGTCCATGCGGGAAACGATCGTCGAGGGAGCCTGA
- a CDS encoding MerR family transcriptional regulator: MAKDADAFRTIGELSSQLGVAQHILRYWETRFPQLQPLKRAGNRRYYRPADVALVERIHRLLNEDGYTIRGVQKVLSGKSGEREGSGQPESEPHAALPPELLTELKSLRADLAAALER, translated from the coding sequence ATGGCCAAGGACGCGGACGCCTTTCGCACGATCGGGGAACTATCCAGCCAGCTTGGCGTCGCGCAGCATATCTTGCGCTATTGGGAAACCCGCTTCCCGCAGCTCCAGCCGCTCAAACGCGCCGGCAATCGCCGCTACTACCGTCCCGCCGATGTTGCGCTGGTCGAGCGCATCCACCGGCTGCTCAACGAGGACGGCTATACGATCCGCGGCGTGCAGAAGGTCCTGTCCGGCAAGTCGGGAGAGCGTGAAGGATCCGGGCAACCGGAATCGGAACCGCACGCTGCGCTGCCGCCAGAACTGCTGACCGAACTCAAGAGCCTGAGAGCCGATCTTGCCGCCGCGCTGGAGCGCTGA
- a CDS encoding lysine--tRNA ligase: protein MTSQPISQYAMQSKAWPYEEARKLLKRYPDGKPDGSPILFETGYGPSGLPHLGTFQEVARTEMVRHAFSEMSDYPTKLIAFSDDMDGMRKVAENLPNRDMLAEHLDEPLCRVPNPFDTEHESFAAHNNAMLRQFLDRFGFDYEFMASSDCYQSGRFDETLTLVLARYDKIMDVMLPTLGEERRATYSPVLPISPVSGKVLQVPVEVLDPAGGIVRFVDPATDEAVEHCILGGAAKLQWKVDWALRWVALGVDYEMSGKDLIDSVTQSSKIARVLGARPPDGFNYELFLDENGQKISKTKGNGVTIEEWLTYAPQESLSFYIYRDPKKAKQLSFGIIPKAVDEYHRFLAAYPDQPIEQRLPNPVHHVHAGNPPAPHMPISFALLLNLVGVASTDDKDLIWGFVRRYAPEASPESHPALDALIGHALAYFRDFVADTLERRAPDEREAASLRDLDDALAAMPEDADAETIQNAVFEIGKRHEFEPLRDWFKALYETLLGTSQGPRMGSFAALYGIDNVRKLIAEALAA from the coding sequence ATGACATCCCAGCCGATCAGCCAATATGCAATGCAGTCCAAAGCCTGGCCCTATGAGGAGGCGCGGAAACTCCTGAAACGCTATCCGGACGGCAAGCCGGACGGTTCGCCGATCCTGTTCGAAACGGGGTACGGGCCGAGCGGCCTGCCGCATCTCGGCACTTTTCAGGAGGTCGCGCGGACCGAGATGGTGCGTCACGCGTTCAGCGAGATGAGCGACTATCCGACCAAGCTCATCGCCTTTTCCGATGATATGGACGGGATGCGCAAGGTTGCGGAAAATTTGCCCAATCGGGACATGCTGGCCGAGCATCTGGACGAGCCGCTGTGCCGCGTGCCGAACCCGTTCGATACCGAGCATGAGAGCTTCGCCGCGCACAACAATGCGATGCTGCGCCAGTTTCTCGATCGTTTCGGCTTCGATTACGAATTCATGGCCTCGTCCGACTGCTATCAGTCCGGCCGTTTCGACGAGACGCTGACGCTCGTCCTCGCGCGCTACGACAAGATCATGGACGTCATGCTGCCGACCCTGGGCGAGGAACGGCGCGCGACCTATTCGCCCGTGCTGCCGATCTCGCCGGTCAGCGGCAAGGTGCTCCAGGTGCCGGTCGAAGTCCTCGATCCGGCCGGGGGTATCGTCCGGTTCGTCGATCCGGCGACCGACGAAGCGGTCGAGCATTGTATCCTCGGCGGCGCGGCCAAGTTGCAGTGGAAGGTCGATTGGGCGCTGCGCTGGGTGGCGCTCGGTGTCGATTATGAGATGTCGGGCAAGGATCTGATCGATTCGGTGACGCAAAGCTCGAAGATCGCGCGCGTCCTCGGCGCCAGGCCGCCCGATGGGTTCAACTATGAACTCTTCCTCGACGAGAATGGCCAGAAGATTTCGAAGACCAAGGGCAATGGCGTCACCATCGAGGAATGGCTGACCTATGCGCCGCAAGAATCGCTGAGCTTCTACATCTATCGCGATCCGAAAAAGGCGAAGCAGCTCTCCTTCGGGATCATCCCCAAGGCGGTCGACGAATATCACCGCTTCCTTGCTGCCTATCCGGACCAGCCGATCGAGCAGCGGCTGCCCAACCCCGTGCACCATGTCCATGCCGGCAACCCGCCCGCGCCGCACATGCCGATCAGTTTCGCGCTGTTGCTGAACCTGGTCGGCGTCGCGAGCACCGACGACAAGGACCTGATCTGGGGCTTCGTCCGGCGCTATGCGCCCGAGGCGAGCCCCGAAAGCCATCCCGCGCTCGACGCGCTGATCGGCCATGCGCTCGCCTATTTCCGCGATTTCGTTGCCGATACGCTGGAGCGGCGCGCGCCGGACGAGCGCGAGGCGGCGTCGTTGCGCGACCTCGACGACGCGCTCGCGGCGATGCCGGAGGATGCCGATGCGGAGACCATCCAGAATGCGGTGTTCGAGATCGGCAAGCGGCACGAGTTCGAGCCGCTGCGCGACTGGTTCAAGGCGCTGTACGAAACGCTGCTCGGCACGAGCCAGGGGCCGCGCATGGGCAGTTTCGCCGCGCTCTACGGGATCGACAATGTCCGCAAGCTGATCGCCGAGGCGCTGGCCGCCTGA